In Balaenoptera acutorostrata chromosome 8, mBalAcu1.1, whole genome shotgun sequence, the genomic stretch GGACAGGAATACTACAGAAGTGATGTTATGTCCTTGATGCGTCATATCAGGAGGTACATGATGTCAGTTTGAaccattactggtgatgttaactttaaTTGCTTAAAGATAGTATCTGCCAGGTTTTTCCACtgtaatgatttttctctttatgggagatactttgagactatgtaaatatccaGCTCTCATCAAACTTTTATCCACTAGTTTTAGCAGTCATTGATTCTTGCTTGAACAATTAGTGGTTGTCAAGCTTTCCTGTAATTTATTAGTCAGCATTCTACTATAAGgagctttacacacacacacacacacacacacacgcatgcatgcatgcacacactgTAGGTTATAATCGGATACTATTGTGCACAAATTGTCCATTTGGAGCCCCTCCAAGTTGACATTTGTGTCCTTTTGCCATATCCCTATCATCCTTTGAGCACTTTCTTAATTTGGCATGAGATATTCTAGGCTCAtcatttacttttacttttctaGATTTGGAAttagccatttctctaaggagcctGCTGCTTCTGCAGGGGAGACCTGAGGATTTGCGAATGGAAGATTCTCAGATTTGTTTTGAGTCTGCCCAAATACCCCCATTCCAGGTCTCAGGGTCTCACTCCTTCCCATTCAGTGCCATAAATTTCACCTAAAGAATTGACACAGCTGTGAATTCAATTTGACTGTAATTTTGCAAGCCACACTTCCTCGTTACTGAAGTTGCTGTGGccagtgctgctgctgctgccagagACATTGTCAGAAATCTGAATCAGAAGGAGAGGCACTTCTCTCCCACCTTTCATCTCTCCCCAGTGCCTCCATTGCAGATGCCAACAGGGAGTCAGCTGGCAAGAATCTCTCAGGAGTGTGCTCTGGGAGTCTGACTCTACATTACATTGAGGGCACAGAACGGTGAGGACGGGAGATAGAGCAAACGAGCAGCACCAACAGACAAGTGAACAAATGAGAAGATGCTCGATGTTAATTCTATCCCAGAAATCCCAACTGAGTGAATTCCAGTATTAAGTTCCTATCATGTGCTAGGTTCTAGAAATACACTGGTGAACTAAACACAGCCCCAGCTGTCTAGGACTTAGTCACAGAGTAGAGACAGACAACCAATGGACACTTCATTTAAAGGCACcatatcatatatctgacaaagaatttTTATCTGGGTACGCACACtgaaaaaatcctaaaaataaattcaacGTGATAGACCACCCTAATATATCAGCAAAAAAAAACTGAGCAGACCCTTCACACAGGAGGATATTCCTGTggtcaataaatatgaaaaggtgttcaactttATTAGTCATGGGAGTACAACCACGGTGAGACACCCCTACATACCTATCAGAACggctagaaataaaaaagacgGGCAATGCCAGGTATTGGTGAGGaggtggagcaactggaactctcacactGCTGATGAGTATGAATGAGAACAAACACTGGAAAGCAGCTCGTCCGCATCTACAGAATCTAAACACTATACTCTGACCTAGCAATCCTATCTTCAGATACATAACCAAGAGAAATTAGTGTATATGTTCACCAAAGGCAGGTACAAGAATACCCACAGGAGCTATATTCATAAAAGTTCAGacctggaaataacccaaattgacataaataaatggataaaagtgGATACATTGTGGCACAGTCATACAattgaatactattcagcaataaaaaagactgAGCCACTGCTAcgtgcaacaatgtggatgaatctcacagaatGTTGAGAAGCAGCCAGACGCAAGAGTTCCTGTCATATGATTCCGTTTATTTGAAGTTCAAGAGTAGAGGAagctaatctatggtgatagaagaCAGATCGGCACCTTGCGGGTACTGACtagggaggggcaggaagaatCCTGCTGGTgtgctggaaatgttctatattgaTTTGGGTGGTGTTTATACATGTATGAAAGTTCATCAAGCTGTAAACATAAGATTTGTGTACTTCACAATATATAGGTcatccctcaaaaaattaaccaaaaaaaaggaaatgagagtttcatataaatataaatgctaaGAAGAAATTTAAAGCCATGTGATGGGTGGATGGGGGACTGAATGATcagagctgagacctgaatggtGATTAGGAGGTAGCCATGTAATGAGCTGAGAGACTGCTTTCTGGGAGAGGGGACAGCGAGtgaaaaggccctgaggcaggattAAGTTTGGTGTATTGGAGGAACCTCATCAAGGCCAGCAGGCTGAACATAGTGAGCAGGGCCAAGGCAAGTCCTTAGTTTGGCTTTTTATTCTAAGAGCAGTGGGAAACCATGAAGGGTTTGAAGTAGGGGTGTGTACTTTCTGAGAGCTTAgacaagggaaagagagagacctCTGATGAATTTTAATTATGTGGCTACGACATCTGGAAGGTGGGGAGCTGGGATTTAACTACTGtgcagggctggggaggcagcGCAGTCAAGGTttgttttggacatgttaagttgGAGATGCTCATTAGGTACCCTTGGGGCTGTCCGGAAGGCAGTGGGTGATGGGGCTGAAGTTCTGGGCCAGAACTGGATTAGAAATGTGTGTTATGAACACACAGGTGGTATTTCAAGTCCCAGGTGCCTAGGAGAACAGAGAGCAAGAAGAAGGGGCACAGGGCGTTTTATGACGTGAGTTTTTCCAGAGAGACTAGAGCTGCCAGAAGGTTTGGATGGAAACTGCTTTAAAAGTGCTGCTTTAACAAGCGCTGTTGTGTGCCCACTCCCCGCCAGGCATCGAGAGCCCAAATGTGAGCAGAACCCGGCCCTCATCAGTGCTGCCAGCCTAGGGTTGGAGTCTCCCAAGCCTGGGCCTTGAGcactaaaatgcagatttctgggcccaTCCACGACCCACTGAAACAGAGTGCCAGGGCCATCTGCATTTATCAAGCTCCCTGGGTGAGTCTTGCACATGGAGGTTGAGATTCTCTCACTTTCAGTGGCccaggtgtgtttgtgtgtgtgtgtgtgtgtgagagagagagagagagaaggagagcgGGAAAGAGCaatttcctctttccctctctgagggTGGGGCTGCTCCAGAGTTCAGGAAAGCAGTCAGTTCTGTAAgctttgctgtgtgtgtgtgtctgtgtgtgtgtgttctcatgTGTGGGGGGCGGGCACGGTGTCCCAGGAGGACAGAGTTTGCATTGATGAAACCCTTCCCAGCCCTTTGATGCCTCCTTCCCTTTGCCCTGAAGTTCAGCAGCTCAGCCCTCGGTGCACCCCGCTCGCCGGCCGCGCTCGCTCACGGGCTGGGATGGCGTTCCGTCTGGCCCTGCGCATGGCGCTGCTGCTGCTCTCCGGGGTCCTGGCCCCTGCGGTGCTCACAGGTAAGGGTGCTCCCTGGGCTCTGCTACCACCAGCCTCCCAAGGCTAAGAAGTACCTTAGGCCAGAATCTCTAATGCCCACCGGCAAGGCCATTCACAGGAGATGGGGTGGCAGTTTGGGGTGATTCTGTGAAGGGCTCCCCCAAGCCAGGCCGGCAGCAGCTGCGTCAGAGGCCTCAGGGCATCGTTAGCTATAGAGACAGTGACCTCTGAAGTAGGAGGGTGACTTGGGGAGCAGGGCCAGGGACATTAGCTGCCTAGGGGGCATGGGGATTACTCCAGCACCCTAAAATCCGAAGGCCTTCAGATCTGGGAGTCAGGAGGGGGCGCCAGGCAAGCAGCTGAGGGGCAGAGGCCCCAGGCCCCTAGATGTAAGACCACAGAGCCCTACCATTTATTTGTCAAGCCCTGCAAGCCCTTCTCTGCTGGTTTTCTGAAATGTCCTTTGAGAGTGAAGAGCCAGGTACTGTTTCCATCTTGGGAAGAATTCCAGAGGGAGCACAGGGCCAGAGACCCCTCTGTAAAACCATGAGGATGCTGGACTGAGGCTGAAAATGGCCGGGTCCGGGGTCTGGCGAGAAGGGTCCCGCCAGGCTTGGGTCGGCAGGCTCCTGGGACCTGTGCGCCCGTCCTGGGCACAGCTGTGGGGCTTCAAAGCCTGAGCGAGAAAAGGCACAGACGGGTCATGGGTGGTCTTTCTCCTGGAAGAAAGCCATCTCTGATGGCCGCGAGGTGGACCAAAGGGAGATGTTTCAGGGCTCCTGTGGGGAGTCCTCGGGCTGGAGAAATGTGCGGGTGGGGGGCCCCTGGAGACCCTCCGCGGCATGGGTTTCGGGGGAGTGTCTGTGGATCTGAGGGAGGCTGTGATGCCATCGTGTGGACGTGGTGCTGGGAGAGCTGCTGGGGGATGCGAGGCCTGGGGGGACCCTTGCGGTCACACACTCAGGCACGAACACGGGAGGAAACAGGGTGGGGCGGCGAGGAGGCTGTGGGCCTGCCGGCCTCCCTCTGGACGCCCTGGGAAGAAGCTTGCGGGCTGGCTGCGTTTCTGGCTCTGTCCTCCTCGCTGtttctcagcctctctgtgcctctcctcTGCTGTACCCTGGCGATAACCATAGCGCCTCTGCCTCTCTTGCAGGAGACTGTAGGTCTGCCAAGTTCACACACGTGAGCTTTCAGGACGGGCCAGGCAGCTGGTAGCGCTCAGCGCATGTTAGGAGAAAAACATCCCCAGCCGCTGTGCTGGGTGCAGGGTAGTCTCTGGCAGAAGCACCTCCTCACGCGGCTGGGAAAGCACCCAGCCTCCCTTTTGGTGGGAGAGGGGCCAGCTGGGCAAGCCTGGGGGCTGGTGTGGTGCCCAGGGAATTCGGGAAGTGATCTGAAGTGGGGTGGCGTCCCCGTGGCTCCCTTgtaccccacccaccccagtggaAAGCTTCTCCCGCCTGGTGGTCAAAGTGGGTGGAGGCGAAGGTGCTGGCGTCCGTCTGCCCGGGGTCTGGGGCCGTGTGGGCAGCTTCTGTCCGGTTTCTCGGTCCCCATGCAGCCAGCCCTCCCGTCCAGGCTGCCGGCCAGAGGCGCTGGGTCAGACTGTGCACACACAGCCTGGGTGGGTGGGCTGCGTCTCCCGCCACAGGAACGCCTGGGGACGGCCTCGTGTCTGGCGGCAGCAGGACCTCACCTGGCCTCACCTCCCGAGTCCCCTCCACGTGTCCTACCAAGGGCAGGCAGGCCAGCCCCACCCCGGAGTCTTTGGGGCTCTGGCTGGCTGTGGTTCGCCTTGCCgctctgggagggagggggttcGGGAGGCTCCTGGCCGCCCCACCCCCGGCTGGAGGCTCAGAGCAGGTGTGCAGCAGGCCCCACGGGCCCCCGGCCTGCTGCTCCCTGGGCTGGGGTCCTGGGCTGGGGTCCGGAGCAGGCAGGCGGGGAGGGAGCGGCCTGCTGCCCGCCCTGCAGGTCGCCCATGGCCACAGCTACCGAGGTGGCGGGCGGAGCAGGCCAGGCTGAGCGGGCGGGAGGCCAGGGCAGGGATGAAAAGGCCCTTCATGGCCGCACAAAGGCCGTCTGTGAGCTCGGGCGCCTGGCCTCCGGGCCCAGTGGTCAGACTGAGCGTTAAACAAGCTTATTTACTGACAggcggtggggctggaggagagccCACGGTGCCCAGGCCTGTGGCAGGGTCACGAGGCCCCCACTTCTCCTGGTCTTCTCAGTCAGCGCGCGGGGCCGCAGGTCACTGCTCACGCTGGTCCTTGCCCTCCCCCGTCTCCGTCCTCACGTGACACCTCTGCTCGCCTTCCACGCCTGCCCTCGTACCAGTCCCTCCGCCTGGCATTTCTTTCCCCCTCCTCAGATGGGGCCTGCTGTGCGGAAGCCCCCTGACAACGGCCTCTGTTCATGGCTCCCCAGAAGGATAGATTTGCTTCCCCCTCTGACGACAGCAAATTGAGAGAATACGGAGGCACGTAGACGAGGACAAGAAAACGCCTGGCCCTCCTTGGCAGCTGCACCTCCTTTGCCGGAGGGCTGGTGACAGCGCAGGCTGCGGTTCTGGCCCATGTGTGCCGCTGGGGCACCCACCTGGGCTGGCAGGGAgctggctgggccctgggccctggctgCTTGGGTGCAGATGAGTCCTTGAAGCCCGGATCAGCCTCTGGGGGTCTCCTGGTGATGGTCAGCTACAGCAGGCACAAAGCCCGCAGGGtggcaagggccatggtgcccagGCCAGAAAGGCCCTAGGGCAGAGGCAGCAGCTGACGATGGCCTTGACAGCACAGTCGCCACCTAGTGAGGGCTGTGAGAGGCACGGTCCAACCCCCATTCCACAGGTCGGGAAGTGAAGGCAGGCGGCGAAGTCAGTCCGCGGTGGTCCCAGGGTGAGGCTGTGATGAAGCCGGGATTTGGACCCAGCCCTCCTGATTTGGAAGCCAAAGGATTCAGCCCCTCAAGCTTCAGAGACTGGCTGAGTCTTGAAGGGGCGGGAGGGGGTGCGCACAGCAGGGATGAGGGGGCCTGGGCTGGTGTATCTGGCAGGGAGGGTCCAGGCTTCCGTGGGGAGGAACAGAGTGAGGCTgggtcactgggggcagacagggAGAAGGTCTGGGTGGGTCTCCAAGCACCCTGCTCAGAGGGCCCTTCTCCCCCAGAGATGGCTCCCAGGCTCTGGCAAAGGGCAGAGGGTGACCACTAGTTCCTGGGAGTGAGCCCCTGCTTGTCACTCCTCTTCCTGAGCTTGGGGCTGACTCCTTGGACGCCACCAGGTTGGCTGGCTCTGATACCCAGTAGCCCTGTGGTGGCCTCTCTGGCCAGAGGCCTGGCAGTTGGAGGTGAGCTTTGGTTAGTGGTGGTAGGACAGGGAGGTGCCCGGCTGCCACTCTGTCTTGGGCATGTGGTGAACAAGTGGGGACCagtggtttgttcatttatctgGGAGGCAGGCAGTCTGCGAGCCCTAGAGCTCAGGGCCTGCCAAGCGGTGGGTAGACCCAGGCCTTTTCTCTGCTCAGCCCCGGAGAGCCCATGCCTAGGGCCTGGAGCCTTCCATGGCAGCTGCAGGCTGCAGACCCCAGCCCTCCCAGCGACAAGGGAGGCCTGACAGAGTCACTTTCCCCTTCCTCACAGGGAAGTCTCTGAAGTTGGCGGTGGACCAGGGTGGCCCCCAGACACCAGCACTGTTTCAGCCTGGGCCCCGGGAGAGGGAGGCTTCCACAGAGTGGGTGCAGGGGCCTTCCGCCCCTGCGAGGCCTCCTTGCCAGGGGTGTTTCTGAAAAGGGGCGTTTCTGAAAAGGGGCACAGGCCCGGGCAAGCCCTGGGACTATGCCAGCGGTCCCTGCCTGCAAGCTGAGCCTCGGAACTGATCCAGCTGAGGCCTGGGAGAGGCaccaggggcagggcctgggagctggggaccTTGTAAAATTTTGTCATGAAACGATCTgaagtttacagaaaagttacaagaatAATCCAGTAGGCTCTTCACTTGGATTCACGGACCGccaacattttgccatatttgctctTCTCACCGTCTTCCTGTCTCTATTTACTCACTTACCTATCCGATTGCTTGAACCATTTGACAGTAAGTTGCAAACATCATGCCCGTCTGTCCCTAAATACTTCCTAAggacaaggacattctcttacataagcAGAGTCAGTTATCCAAATCAGGAAGTGAAAACTGACGCAGTACTATCACCTGAACTACAGCCTTATTCATAGTTCACCAGTGGACTCCATAATGTTCCATCCAGGAACGCATGGTGCGTTGTGTTGTCACAGCTCCTTAGTCCCCAACCTGGAACAATTCCTCaccctttctttgtctctcacGACCTTAAAAGTTTTTGAAAGCCTAGTTATTTTAAGACTGCCCTGGAATTTGGGTTTGGCTGTTTACTCATGATTTGCCTCAGGTGGACACGTTGGCAGAAGAACCCTGGAAGCACCTTTGTGTCTTCCCAGAGCAGCCCCCTCTCCAGGAGCTGGTGAGCCTGGAAGCAGGGTGTGGGTCTGGCTTGTCTGTGCCCTGGGGGAGCTCTCAGGGGTGGAGCCCCCAAGTGTGAAATGTGCCCCAGGGACCGCAGGTGGGCTGGCCAGGGTTGTACTGACTGAACCACAGCTTCCCAGGAAGTTTCTCGGGAAGCACAACCTCTTCAGGGGCTTCAATCCCCAGCAGCACCTAACTGCCGGCGCAGCGCCCACCTCAGCTTAACACTTACAAGTGTCACTTCCCCAGGACCTACAGAGCCCAGCAGTCCAGATGGGGGGCCCCAGGCTCTGCTGGGAGTCGAAGtgccctgcctcctccagcccccctgcccccctgccctgaAGCTCCTTGGAAGACCATAGAGCAGCTGGTATCAATGAGACGGTGTGCTGTAATGCCCACTAAGCCCATTCTAGCACCCCAGGATCAAAACAGAGATCActcagggctggggcgggggggcctGGAGCCTGCTTCCCATCCTGGTGCTGGACCTCACTGGGTGTCTGGCAAGGCTGGATGGGGCCAGGGCCGGGGTGTTGCTCTGAAGCTCCTCAGGCTAGGACCCCTGACGGGGGAGCAAAATTGGTGTGGGCTGCCTGGGGTTACCATGCAGGCCTCTCAGCCTGTCCCTCTCGTTCTCTGGGGCCCCTGGGTACCCTAAATCCTGCTAACCCCCAACCATGAGCAGAGAAAGGCTCCTGCAGAAAACGCTGCCCTGAGACTGATGTGCTGACGGAGCCCCAGCTAGCACGGGGGTGAGGGCTTACcctttcctggggcttcccttaCACTGACCACAGacacccctgcccacccctctggCCCTGTTCTGTCTGGAGGCAGCAACGTGCTGGCATCACAGTTTCTTAGCCTAGAGAGGCCCCTGAGCTTTAAGCCTCAGACACTCGGGGGCCGTGTGGAGGCACGTGCGGGCGCTAGACCCCGTGCCCTGGGGGCTGCTCCACTCTGCCCAGGTTAGGGCCGAGGAGCAGCAGGGCCGGctgcccctggggtggggggcgggcctCTCCTCTCCACCTCCCGCAGCAGGGGCCCCTCAACGGCCGGGCTGGGCAGGAACCCTGGTTCCCAGAGAGGGCACTGCCTCACCCTCCCGGCGCCTTCTCCAGGGTGAAGGCTGCCCTGGGTCTGCCCTGTGCGGGTGCGGGGAGAGGACCCTTTACAAGTGTCACTTCCCCAGGACCTACAGAGCCCAGCAGTTCAGATGGGGGGCCCCAGGCTCTGCTGGGAGTCGAAGTGCCCTGCCTCCCCCGGCCCCCCTTCCCTGAAGCTCGCTGCCAGCCCGAAGTTCTTCCAACTTCCTCCCGAGTGGGCCTGTTGGTCCCTCAGTGCCCTCCTCCCCCATCAACCTGTCCTCTCATGGCAGGGGCGGCCGGACCCCAGCGGGGGCTCTGGGGCCACACGTGGGCCACTCGGCCTCCGTCGCCCCACCTGCGAAGCGGCAAGCACCGCGCTGAGCCCCAGAGCCCCGCACTCAGCGCCCCTTCCCAGTCGGTCAACGGCGGGGGCGACGTCCCCGTCGGCCCTGCCGCCCAGGCCCCACACCTGTCCTTGGCCTTGCAGCCGAGGGCCCGCAGGAGCCCGTGCCCACCCTGTGGAACGAGCCCGCCGAGCTGCCATCGGGAGAAGGCCCAGTGGAGAGCACCAGCCCCGCCTGGGAGCCGGCGGTCAGCGGCCCGCCCGCGCCCACCGCTGCGCCGAGCCCCGAGGACAGCACCGCGCGGGAGCGTCTGGACCAGGGCGGCGGTACGGGCTGGGGCGCGGGGGCCGGGCGGGccgggaggaaggggtggggggggccgGGCCTCGGGGCTGACGCGGCCCTCCGTCCTCCGCAGGCTCGCTGGGGCCCGGCGCCATCGCGGCCATCGTCATCGCCGCCCTGCTGGCCACCTGCGTGGTGCTGGCGCTCGTGGTCGTCGCGCTGAGAAAGTTTTCCGCCTCCTGAAGCGAATAAAGGGGCCGCGCCCCGGCCGCGGCGCGACTCGGCGGCACCCCCGGTGCGCGCCCCCGTGTCTCCATGTGTCCGCGCGTGAGTGTGTGGGCgagcgggtgggggggggcgggcgaCGTGCACGTGCTCGGGGGCTCGAGGCGCGCGACAGCGCGCACACGTGCGCGTGCGTGAGCGCACGTACGCCGGGGCCCCGCAGGAGCGCGGGTGCGTGCGCGATGCGCGTGCGCCGGAGGCCGCCGGTGTGCGGGAGCGGGGCGTGCGGGAGCTGGGCTTGCGGAGCGCTCTGGGCGGAGTCCTCGGCGAGGCCGTGGGAGCGCGGAGTCGGCGTGCCGCAGCCCCCTGCTCGTCCCGCAAACCGCCCGGGGCCTGCCCTCGGCCGCCCCCTCAGCTCCGGCCCTGGAGCGCTGCCAGCGCGGACCGGCGTGAGGCCCCGAGGGCAGGAGAGGCAGCGGCCTGCCCCGGGCCCGCCGCCCTGCCTTCTGCGCCTCGCTGGGTGATGGTGGGGTCCGCGGGGCCCTCGGCTGTCCCGGCTCCCCAACCAGAGGCCAGcgactttgggggtggggggcgtctTCTGACTGTGGCAGCCAGCGCGCTATTTGTGGGCTCTGAGCCCCAGACCTGCACCCTCAGGACCCCTGGGGGCCCCTCTACCCCAGGGAGCCCAAGGAGCGAATGAGCAGAGTGGTGAAGCCGGGGTGCTGTGGGCCCCTGTCCTGGCCCCCCAACCCACAGCCCCAGACCGCCTCCCTCCCCTGGCTTGGGTAAGCTTGTGCAGGGGGCTCCACCGAGCCTCTGGCAGAGCGGGCAACCCCACACAGGACGGCTGTTtgtttagagaaagaaaacaaaaaggctttTCAAGCTCATCTCTTTTCACTTCAACCCTGAAATTATGGCAGCTGAATGAGGGATGAGGAACCACCCAGCCGTGCCATGCCCCAGCTTGGCCCTGGCACTGGGTCCTTGGTCATGCTCTCTGTCTTCGATACTTCCCAGGAAGCCTAACTTTTATAATTTAGAGAGAGGGATTTAAAATAGTGGCTTACCTGCTCTGGGTGCAGCAGGAAAGAAGTCAGAACTGCGTCCTGTCTCCACCCATCAAGGGCCCTTGGAGTGACGACCCTAAGGCCTAGAGGGGGCACTGTCTGCAAACCCCAGTGATGGTTTAACACCTGGGCCACAAGAGGATCCTTGTGAGTGAGTGCTGGTGGAGTGagctgttcctcttttttttcaccATTGTCTCTAGTAACTGCTTTGGCCTCCTTGGTTTCTCTGAGCTCCTGACTACACCTGTTCTGGC encodes the following:
- the SNORC gene encoding protein SNORC isoform X1; the encoded protein is MPPSLCPEVQQLSPRCTPLAGRARSRAGMAFRLALRMALLLLSGVLAPAVLTAEGPQEPVPTLWNEPAELPSGEGPVESTSPAWEPAVSGPPAPTAAPSPEDSTARERLDQGGGSLGPGAIAAIVIAALLATCVVLALVVVALRKFSAS
- the SNORC gene encoding protein SNORC isoform X2: MAFRLALRMALLLLSGVLAPAVLTAEGPQEPVPTLWNEPAELPSGEGPVESTSPAWEPAVSGPPAPTAAPSPEDSTARERLDQGGGSLGPGAIAAIVIAALLATCVVLALVVVALRKFSAS